From one Pecten maximus chromosome 8, xPecMax1.1, whole genome shotgun sequence genomic stretch:
- the LOC117332560 gene encoding cell division control protein 45 homolog isoform X3, producing the protein MFVKDFRKGFYDVVQNHRVLVLVAFDVDALCACKILQCLFQSDQILYTIVPVSGREELERAYVENSEGIKHVLMINCGGTIDVVETLQPEECVRFYICDSHRPIDIHNIYNAVQVKLLMKEDEFDDLPEYDQVFRDETDDESGNESDDSEKSGKRKRYDDDYLEKKRLKRLWNEERSKLLFEYSQFSTYGTAAALLIFELAWKMSKDTNDLLWLSILGVTDQFIHYKTPRDKYIDDVMALQSHVSRHNHRDDEDNILSVNCLKISFDEELQLPLYRHWSLFESISHSTNMACKFKVWTLKGQKRLHEFLAEMGIPLTQCKQKYAAMDSSMRNNVKTLIQEHMTKYGLVPQDVVFPSFFAQYGYKNKLCATDVVLGCVATLESIEKGKSATDHFLNALDVLQRGNVIALEKSLVCAKMQVQALVTQVRTFLDMHQVISAGPFLYAFIQEGTADVKYFSTPQCLMRLARFTQEAHCSVSRNKRARSMPLVLGAPLDSEQGTTLVIGIPPLQLDDERKNFFGKAFEQAAVGSNARTLLDSFDTFVVEMKTEDKSKFFDALISLLQ; encoded by the exons ATGTTCGTGAAAGATTTCAGAAAGGGTTTTTATGATGTCGTTCAAAACCAC AGAGTTCTGGTTCTTGTTGCCTTTGATGTTGATGCTCTGTGCGCATGCAAGATCCTTCAG tgtttGTTCCAAAGTGACCAGATTTTATACACCATAGTGCCTGTGTCTGGACGTGAGGAGTTGGAGCGAGCATATGTGGAGAATTCCGAAGGG ATTAAGCATGTATTGATGATAAACTGTGGGGGAACTATAGATGTGGTTGAGACACTACAGCCTGAAGAGTGTGTGCGCTTCTACATCTGTGACAG TCACCGAccaatagatatacacaacatatacaatgCTGTCCAAGTGAAGCTGCTGATGAAGGAAGATGAGTTTGATGACCTGCCAGAATACGACCAAGTCTTCAGAGATGAG ACAGATGATGAATCTGGCAATGAGAGCGATGATTCTGAGAAATCTGGGAAAAGGAAAAGATATGATGATGACTACTTAGAAAAGAAACGACTGAAGCGATTATGGAATGAAGAAAG GTCCAAGTTGTTATTTGAATATTCCCAATTTTCTACATATGGAACAGCA gcaGCCTTGCTTATTTTCGAACTGGCATGGAAAATGTCCAAGGATACAAATGACCTGTTATG GTTGTCTATCCTGGGAGTTACTGACCAGTTCATCCATTACAAGACTCCAAGGGACAAGTACATAGATGATGTCATGGCTTTACAGTCCCACGTATCTCGACATAACCACAG AGACGACGAGGACAACATCCTGTCTGTAAACTGCCTGAAGATCTCGTTTGATGAGGAGCTCCAGCTGCCATTGTATCGACACTGGTCGCTGTTTGAGAGCATCAGTCACTCAACCAACATGGCATGCAAGTTCAAAGTCTGGACGCTCAAAGGACAGAAACGATTGCATGAATTTCTGGCAGAAATGGG GATTCCTCTTACACAGTGTAAACAGAAGTATGCTGCAATGGACTCAAGTATGAGAAATAATGTGAAAACTCTGATCCAGGAGCATATGACCAAATATGG ACTGGTCCCTCAAGACGTTGTGTTTCCCTCCTTCTTTGCTCAGTATGGGTACAAAAACAAGCTCTGTGCTACAGATGTCGTACTGGGATGTGTGGCCACGCTGGAGTCAATT GAAAAGGGAAAGAGTGCTACTGACCATTTCCTGAATGCTTTGGATGTGTTACAGAG GGGGAATGTGATAGCTCTGGAGAAGTCATTGGTTTGTGCCAAGATGCAGGTGCAGGCTCTGGTCACACAGGTGCGGACGTTCCTGGACATGCACCAGGTGATCTCTGCTGGACCGTTCCTCTACGCCTTCATACAGGAG GGTACGGCGGATGTGAAGTATTTCTCCACCCCACAGTGTCTGATGAGGCTAGCGAGATTTACACAGGAGGCACACTGCTCTGTT AGTCGTAACAAGCGTGCTCGGTCAATGCCGCTGGTGCTAGGAGCACCATTAGACAGTGAGCAGGGGACAACTCTTGTGATTGGTATCCCACCCCTACAGCTCGATGATGAGAGGAAAAA CTTTTTTGGAAAAGCATTTGAACAAGCAGCTGTGGGGTCCAATGCTCGTACTTTACTGGACAGCTTTGACACATTTG TGGTGGAAATGAAGACAGAAGATAAGAGCAAGTTCTTTGATGCCCTGATCAGTTTACTTCAGTGA
- the LOC117332560 gene encoding cell division control protein 45 homolog isoform X2, translating to MFVKDFRKGFYDVVQNHRVLVLVAFDVDALCACKILQCLFQSDQILYTIVPVSGREELERAYVENSEGIKHVLMINCGGTIDVVETLQPEECVRFYICDSHRPIDIHNIYNAVQVKLLMKEDEFDDLPEYDQVFRDETDDESGNESDDSEKSGKRKRYDDDYLEKKRLKRLWNEERSKLLFEYSQFSTYGTAAALLIFELAWKMSKDTNDLLWLSILGVTDQFIHYKTPRDKYIDDVMALQSHVSRHNHRDDEDNILSVNCLKISFDEELQLPLYRHWSLFESISHSTNMACKFKVWTLKGQKRLHEFLAEMGIPLTQCKQKYAAMDSSMRNNVKTLIQEHMTKYGLVPQDVVFPSFFAQYGYKNKLCATDVVLGCVATLESIEKGKSATDHFLNALDVLQRGNVIALEKSLVCAKMQVQALVTQVRTFLDMHQVISAGPFLYAFIQEGTADVKYFSTPQCLMRLARFTQEAHCSVSRNKRARSMPLVLGAPLDSEQGTTLVIGIPPLQLDDERKNFFGKAFEQAAVGSNARTLLDSFDTFVVEMKTEDKSKFFDALISLLQ from the exons ATGTTCGTGAAAGATTTCAGAAAGGGTTTTTATGATGTCGTTCAAAACCAC AGAGTTCTGGTTCTTGTTGCCTTTGATGTTGATGCTCTGTGCGCATGCAAGATCCTTCAG tgtttGTTCCAAAGTGACCAGATTTTATACACCATAGTGCCTGTGTCTGGACGTGAGGAGTTGGAGCGAGCATATGTGGAGAATTCCGAAGGG ATTAAGCATGTATTGATGATAAACTGTGGGGGAACTATAGATGTGGTTGAGACACTACAGCCTGAAGAGTGTGTGCGCTTCTACATCTGTGACAG TCACCGAccaatagatatacacaacatatacaatgCTGTCCAAGTGAAGCTGCTGATGAAGGAAGATGAGTTTGATGACCTGCCAGAATACGACCAAGTCTTCAGAGATGAG ACAGATGATGAATCTGGCAATGAGAGCGATGATTCTGAGAAATCTGGGAAAAGGAAAAGATATGATGATGACTACTTAGAAAAGAAACGACTGAAGCGATTATGGAATGAAGAAAG GTCCAAGTTGTTATTTGAATATTCCCAATTTTCTACATATGGAACAGCA gcaGCCTTGCTTATTTTTGAACTGGCATGGAAAATGTCCAAGGATACAAATGACCTGTTATG GTTGTCTATCCTGGGAGTTACTGACCAGTTCATCCATTACAAGACTCCAAGGGACAAGTACATAGATGATGTCATGGCTTTACAGTCCCACGTATCTCGACATAACCACAG AGACGACGAGGACAACATCCTGTCTGTAAACTGCCTGAAGATCTCGTTTGATGAGGAGCTCCAGCTGCCATTGTATCGACACTGGTCGCTGTTTGAGAGCATCAGTCACTCAACCAACATGGCATGCAAGTTCAAAGTCTGGACGCTCAAAGGACAGAAACGATTGCATGAATTTCTGGCAGAAATGGG GATTCCTCTTACACAGTGTAAACAGAAGTATGCTGCAATGGACTCAAGTATGAGAAATAATGTGAAAACTCTGATCCAGGAGCATATGACCAAATATGG ACTGGTCCCTCAAGACGTTGTGTTTCCCTCCTTCTTTGCTCAGTATGGGTACAAAAACAAGCTCTGTGCTACAGATGTCGTACTGGGATGTGTGGCCACGCTGGAGTCAATT GAAAAGGGAAAGAGTGCTACTGACCATTTCCTGAATGCTTTGGATGTGTTACAGAG GGGGAATGTGATAGCTCTGGAGAAGTCATTGGTTTGTGCCAAGATGCAGGTGCAGGCTCTGGTCACACAGGTGCGGACGTTCCTGGACATGCACCAGGTGATCTCTGCTGGACCGTTCCTCTACGCCTTCATACAGGAG GGTACGGCGGATGTGAAGTATTTCTCCACCCCACAGTGTCTGATGAGGCTAGCGAGATTTACACAGGAGGCACACTGCTCTGTT AGTCGTAACAAGCGTGCTCGGTCAATGCCGCTGGTGCTAGGAGCACCATTAGACAGTGAGCAGGGGACAACTCTTGTGATTGGTATCCCACCCCTACAGCTCGATGATGAGAGGAAAAA CTTTTTTGGAAAAGCATTTGAACAAGCAGCTGTGGGGTCCAATGCTCGTACTTTACTGGACAGCTTTGACACATTTG TGGTGGAAATGAAGACAGAAGATAAGAGCAAGTTCTTTGATGCCCTGATCAGTTTACTTCAGTGA